One Oryza glaberrima chromosome 11, OglaRS2, whole genome shotgun sequence genomic region harbors:
- the LOC127754526 gene encoding probable LRR receptor-like serine/threonine-protein kinase At3g47570, producing MKVMPIGLLLLVLIAWSSEAVICNSLNESEIDRRSLLEFKKGISMDPQKALMSWNDSTLLCNWEGVLCRVKTPRRVTSLNLTNRGLVGKISPSLGNLTFLKFLLLPTNSLTGEIPSSFGYLHRLQFLYLSNNTLQGMIPDLTNCSNLKAIWLDSNDLVGQIPNILPPHLQQLQLYNNNLTGTIPSYLANITSLKELIFVSNQIEGNIPNEFAKLPNLKVLYAGANKLEGKFPQAILNISTLTGLSIAYNNLSGELPSNLFTYLPNLQDLGLAANLFQGHIPNSLANASKLYMLDIALNYFTGIIPTSIGKLTELSWLNLEHNRLQARSKQDWEFMTSLANCSELNIFSMKDNLLEGHVPSSLGNLSVQLQHLLLGTNKLSGDFPFGIANLPGLTMLGLEDNKFTGIVPEWLGSLQNLQGIELANNFFTGVIPSSLANISMLEELFLESNQLYGYIPSSLGKLNVLSVLSMSNNSLHGSIPEEIFRIPTIRKISLSFNNLDAPLHDDIGNAKQLTYLQLSSNNITGYIPSTLGNCESLEDIELDHNVFSGSIPTTLGNIKTLKVLKLSNNNLTGSIPASLGNLQLLEQLDLSFNNLKGEVPTKGIFKNATAMRVDGNEGLCGGSLELHLLTCSNKPLDSVKHKQSILLKVVLPMTIMVSLVAAISIMWFCKRKHKRQSISSPSFGRRFPKVSYHDLVRATEGFSTSNLIGRGRYGSVYQGKLFEGRNVVAVKVFNLETRGAGKSFIAECNALKNVRHRNLVTILTACSSIDSAGNDFKALVYEFMPQGDLHNLLYSTRDGDGSSNLRNVSLAQRLSIAVDVSDALAYLHHNHQGTIVHSDIKPSNILLNDDMTAHVGDFGLARFKSDSATSSFVNSNSTSSIAIKGTIGYVAPECAEDGQVSTASDVYSFGIVLLEIFIRKKPTDDMFKDGLSIVKYTEINLPEMLQIVDPQLLQELHIWHETPTDVEKNEVNCLLSVLNIGLNCTRLVPSERMSMQEVASKLHGIRDEYLRGD from the exons ATGAAGGTCATGCCAATTGGTCTGCTTCTCCTCGTGCTCATAGCCTGGAGTTCAGAAGCTGTTATCTGCAACTCCTTAAATGAAAGTGAGATAGATCGACGGTCACTTCTTGAATTCAAGAAAGGAATCAGCATGGATCCACAGAAAGCCCTCATGTCATGGAATGACAGCACTCTCCTTTGCAATTGGGAAGGAGTCTTGTGCAGGGTGAAGACGCCTCGCCGTGTCACTTCTCTGAATCTTACAAATCGAGGTTTAGTAGGGAAGATTTCTCCTTCACTTGGAAACCTCACATTTCTGAAGTTTCTGCTCCTGCCAACTAACTCGTTAACTGGAGAGATTCCTTCATCCTTTGGTTACCTGCATCGCCTCCAATTCCTCTACTTGAGTAACAACACATTGCAAGGAATGATACCTGATCTGACAAATTGTTCCAACCTGAAGGCGATATGGCTGGATAGTAATGATCTAGTTGGACAGATACCTAATATTCTCCCTCCTCATCTTCAACAATTGCAGCTTTACAACAATAACCTCACCGGAACCATTCCTTCTTATCTTGCCAATATCACATCTCTGAAAGAACTTATCTTTGTTTCCAACCAAATTGAGGGAAACATCCCAAATGAGTTTGCCAAGTTGCCGAATCTGAAGGTCCTGTATGCCGGTGCGAACAAATTAGAAGGTAAGTTTCCACAAGCCATCTTAAACATTTCTACTCTCACCGGTCTTAGCATCGCTTATAATAATCTTAGTGGTGAGTTACCATCAAATCTCTTCACATATCTACCAAATCTCCAAGATCTTGGTTTAGCCGCGAACCTCTTTCAAGGACATATCCCAAATTCACTTGCAAATGCTTCCAAACTATATATGTTGGATATAGCACTGAATTATTTCACTGGAATCATACCTACCTCCATTGGCAAACTTACCGAACTATCATGGTTAAATCTTGAGCACAACCGACTCCAAGCTCGTAGCAAGCAAGATTGGGAGTTTATGACAAGCTTAGCCAACTGCAGTGAGCTGAACATTTTCTCGATGAAGGACAATCTTCTGGAAGGCCATGTGCCAAGTTCATTAGGCAACCTTTCTGTTCAACTTCAACATCTGCTCTTGGGAACAAATAAATTATCAGGAGATTTTCCTTTTGGCATAGCAAACCTTCCTGGCCTAACGATGTTAGGATTGGAAGATAACAAATTTACCGGCATTGTTCCTGAATGGCTTGGATCTCTACAAAATTTACAGGGAATAGAGTTGGCAAACAACTTTTTCACAGGAGTTATTCCATCATCCCTAGCAAACATATCTATGTTGGAAGAACTCTTTCTAGAATCCAACCAGTTATATGGATATATACCCTCTAGTTTGGGAAAACTCAACGTTCTTAGTGTATTGAGTATGTCCAACAATAGTCTACATGGCAGCATACCAGAGGAGATATTCAGAATTCCAACCATAAGGAAGATTAGTTTATCTTTCAATAATTTAGATGCACCCCTTCATGATGACATTGGCAACGCAAAACAACTCACATATCTGCAGCTTTCGTCAAATAATATAACCGGGTATATTCCTAGCACTTTGGGTAATTGTGAAAGTTTGGAAGACATCGAATTGGACCATAATGTTTTCAGTGGAAGCATCCCTACAACTCTGGGCAACATAAAGACTCTAAAAGTTCTCAAATTATCTAACAACAACCTGACTGGATCGATACCGGCTTCTCTTGGAAACCTACAACTTCTTGAGCAACTAGATTTATCATTCAATAATCTTAAGGGTGAGGTCCCAACCAAAGGCATCTTCAAGAATGCAACTGCTATGCGGGTTGATGGAAATGAAGGACTTTGTGGGGGGTCACTGGAGCTACACCTACTCACCTGTTCTAACAAGCCTTTGGATTCAGTTAAGCATAAACAATCTATTTTGCTGAAAGTAGTACTCCCAATGACCATCATGGTGTCACTTGTTGCTGCGATCTCTATTATGTGGTTCTGTAAGAGAAAACATAAGAGACAGTCTATCTCTTCACCCTCATTTGGTAGGAGATTTCCCAAAGTTTCTTATCATGATCTTGTCAGAGCAACTGAGGGGTTCTCCACATCCAATCTAATTGGCAGAGGAAGATATGGCTCTGTATATCAAGGGAAATTATTTGAAGGGAGAAATGTGGTTGCAGTGAAAGTCTTCAATCTTGAAACTAGGGGAGCAGGAAAGAGCTTCATCGCAGAATGTAATGCCCTGAAAAATGTACGACATCGCAATCTAGTCACTATCCTTACTGCATGCTCCAGTATTGATTCAGCTGGAAATGATTTCAAAGCCCTAGTCTATGAATTTATGCCACAAGGGGACTTGCATAATTTACTATACTCAACTCGAGATGGTGATGGATCTTCAAATCTGCGCAATGTTTCACTTGCTCAAAGGTTAAGCATTGCAGTGGATGTGTCAGATGCATTGGCATACTTGCATCATAACCACCAAGGAACCATTGTTCACAGTGATATAAAACCTAGCAACATCCTTCTAAATGATGACATGACGGCTCATGTTGGAGACTTTGGACTAGCAAGGTTCAAATCTGATTCGGCCACATCATCTTTTGTCAACTCAAATTCGACCTCTTCTATTGCAATAAAGGGAACTATAGGATATGTTGCTCCAG AATGTGCTGAGGATGGTCAAGTTTCAACTGCCTCGGATGTTTACAGCTTCGGAATTGTTCTCCTCGAGATATTCATTCGAAAGAAGCCGACGGATGACATGTTTAAGGATGGACTGAGCATTGTAAAGTATACAGAGATCAACTTGCCTGAGATGTTGCAGATTGTTGATCCTCAGCTGCTGCAGGAGTTGCACATTTGGCACGAAACCCCAACGGATGTTGAGAAGAATGAAGTCAATTGCCTGCTTTCTGTGCTAAATATTGGACTTAATTGCACCAGGTTGGTCCCAAGCGAGCGCATGAGCATGCAGGAGGTGGCCTCCAAGCTGCATGGAATCAGGGATGAATATCTGAGAGGAGACTGA
- the LOC127754531 gene encoding coatomer subunit beta-1: protein MEKPCTLLVHFDKGSPSMANEIKADLEGSDVAAKVDAMKRAIMLLLNGETLPHLFITVVRYVLPSEDHTIQKLLLLYLEIVDKRDVASGKVLPEMILICQNLRNNLQHPNEYIRGVTLRFLCRLNEPELLEPLVPSILANLDHRHHFIRRHALSAISAIYRLPHGDQLLPDAPEVVERALTGEQDASARRNAFLMLCACAQERAVAYLLTNAERVAEWPDLLQMAAVDLIRKVCRSPNRADKGRYIKIIISLLSAPNSAVVYESAGALVSLSSAPTAVRAAANTYCQLLSSQSDNNVKLIVLDRLHELRASHRDVMVDVVMDVLRALSSPNVDVRRKVLDLVLDLLTPRNVEEVVMYLKKEVVKTQAGDLEKGGEYRQMLVQAIHSCAVEYPEVAGSVVHLLMDFLGDTNVAAAVDVVLFVREIIETNPKLRVSMIQRLIDTFYQIRASRVCSCALWILGEYSLSLSEVESAISTIKQCLGDLPFYTVSEEGESTDASKPAQPVVNSVTVSSRRPVVLADGTYATQSAATETAISSPAVAPGSLSSTQNLRSLILSGDFFLAAVVACTLTKLVLRLEEVQPSKAEANKASTGALLIMVSILQLGQSSYLPHPIDNDSYDRIVLCVRLLCNTGDDVRKVWLQSCRQSFTKMLAEKQFRETEEMKAKAQISHAQPDDLIDFYHLKSRRGMSQLELEDAVQDDLKAATGEFTKDADDANRLNRILQLTGFSDPVYAEAYVTVHHYDIVLDVTVINRTKETLQNLCLELATMGDLKLVDRPQNYTLAPESSKQIRANIKVSSTETGVIFGNIVYETSNVMERSVVVLNDIHIDIMDYISPATCADVAFRNMWAEFEWENKVAVNTVIQDEKEFLDHIIKSTNMKCLTPPSALDGECGFIAANLYAKSVFGEDALVNISVEKQADGKLSGYIRIRSKTQGIALSLGDKITLKQKGGSS from the exons atgGAGAAGCCATGCACCCTCCTGGTCCACTTCGACAAGGGCTCCCCCTCCATGGCCAACGAGATCAAGGCCGACCTCGAGGGCAGCGACGTCGCCGCCAAGGTCGACGCCATGAAGCGCGCCATCATGCTGCTCCTCAACGGCGAGACCCTCCCCCACCTCTTCATCACCGTCGTCCGCTACGTCCTCCCCTCCGAGGACCACACCATCCagaagctcctcctcctctacctcGAGATCGTCGACAAGCGCGACGTCGCCTCCGGCAAGGTACTCCCGGAGATGATCCTCATCTGCCAGAACCTCCGCAACAACCTCCAGCACCCCAACGAGTACATCCGCGGGGTCACGCTGCGCTTCCTCTGCCGCCTCAACGAGCCCGAGCTGCTCGAGCCGCTCGTCCCGTccatcctcgccaacctcgACCACCGCCACCACTTCATCCGCAGGCACGCGCTCTCCGCGATCTCCGCCATCTACCGCCTCCCGCACGGCGACCAGCTCCTCCCCGACGCGCCCGAGGTCGTCGAGCGCGCGCTCACCGGGGAGCAGGACGCGTCCGCGCGCCGGAACGCGTTCCTCATGCTCTGCGCCTGTGCGCAGGAGCGCGCCGTCGCGTACCTGCTCACCAACGCCGAGCGCGTCGCCGAGTGGCCTGATCTCCTCCAGATGGCTGCCGTCGATCTCATCCGCAAGGTCTGCCGCTCGCCCAACCGCGCTGACAAGGGAAGGTATATCAAGATTAtcatctccctcctctccgcgccCAACAGTGCCGTCGTGTACGAGTCCGCCGGCGCGCTCGTGTCGCTGTCGTCGGCGCCCACTGCCGTGCGTGCTGCTGCCAACACCTACTGCCAGCTGCTGTCGTCGCAGAGCGACAACAATGTGAAGCTTATTGTCCTTGACCGCCTGCACGAGCTGCGTGCCTCGCACCGTGATGTCATGGTGGATGTGGTCATGGATGTGCTGCGTGCTCTATCTAGCCCCAATGTGGATGTCAGGAGGAAGGTGCTTGATTTGGTGCTTGATCTGCTTACCCCCCGAAatgtggaggaggtggtgatgtACCTCAAGAAGGAGGTTGTTAAGACACAGGCCGGGGATCTCGAGAAGGGTGGTGAGTACCGGCAGATGCTGGTGCAGGCGATCCATTCCTGCGCTGTCGAGTACCCAGAGGTGGCTGGATCGGTGGTCCACCTCCTCATGGACTTCCTTGGTGACACTAATGTTGCTGCAGCGGTTGATGTTGTTTTGTTTGTGCGCGAGATCATTGAGACCAACCCCAAGCTCCGTGTGTCAATGATTCAGAGGCTGATTGATACATTTTATCAGATCCGTGCATCCCGTGTCTGCTCATGTGCTCTCTGGATCCTTGGGGAGTACTCCCTTTCACTATCTGAGGTTGAGAGTGCCATTTCCACCATCAAGCAGTGCCTTGGTGATCTGCCATTCTACACTGTCTCTGAGGAAGGAGAATCAACTGATGCGTCAAAGCCAGCCCAGCCTGTGGTGAACTCTGTCACAGTATCTTCTAGGAGGCCTGTTGTTCTTGCAGATGGTACTTATGCCACACAGAGTGCTGCCACAGAGACTGCCATTTCGTCTCCAGCTGTTGCTCCAGGGTCACTGAGTTCCACACAGAATCTCAGATCTCTCATTTTGTCTGGTGATTTCTTTTTAGCTGCTGTTGTTGCCTGTACCCTCACCAAGCTTGTGCTGAGGCTGGAGGAGGTCCAGCCATCAAAGGCTGAAGCAAACAAGGCTTCTACTGGGGCCTTGCTGATCATGGTGTCCATACTGCAGTTGGGGCAGTCCTCGTACCTTCCCCACCCTATTGACAATGACTCATATGATAGGATTGTGCTCTGTGTGAGGTTGCTTTGCAATACTGGTGATGATGTGAGGAAGGTCTGGTTGCAGTCATGCCGCCAGAGCTTTACAAAGATGCTTGCTGAAAAACAATTCAGAGAGACTGAGGAGATGAAGGCCAAGGCGCAGATCTCTCATGCCCAGCCTGATGATCTCATTGATTTCTACCACCTGAAGAGCCGGAGG GGAATGAGCCAACTTGAGTTGGAAGATGCAGTCCAAGATGATTTGAAGGCTGCTACTGGTGAATTTACAAAAGATGCAGATGACGCAAACAGACTGAATCGCATTCTTCAACTAACAGGGTTCAGTGATCCTGTGTATGCTGAAGCATATGTAACTGTTCACCACTATGATATTGTGCTTGATGTTACAGTCATAAACCGAACAAAGGAAACACTTCAGAACTTGTGCTTGGAGTTAGCAACAATGGGTGATCTCAAACTTGTTGACCGCCCCCAGAATTACACGCTGGCTCCTGAGTCAAGCAAGCAAATTCGGGCCAACATCAAGGTTTCATCAACAGAGACGGGAGTTATATTCGGTAACATTGTTTATGAGACCTCAAATGTAATGGAGCGATCAGTGGTGGTCCTAAACGATATTCACATTGACATCATGGATTATATCTCACCTGCTACTTGTGCCGATGTTGCTTTCCGGAACATGTGGGCAGAATTTGAGTGGGAAAACAAG GTGGCTGTGAACACTGTCATTCAGGATGAGAAGGAATTTTTGGATCATATCATCAAATCGACAAATATGAAGTGTCTAACACCACC ATCTGCGCTTGATGGAGAATGTGGGTTTATCGCTGCTAATCTCTATGCCAAGAGTGTTTTTGGTGAGGATGCATTGGTGAACATCAGCGTTGAAAAGCAAGCCGATGGCAAGCTGAGCGGCTATATCAGAATACGGAGTAAGACCCAAGGAATCGCCCTCAGCTTAGGCGACAAGATCACCCTCAAACAGAAGGGAGGCAGCAGTTAA